From one Rattus norvegicus strain BN/NHsdMcwi chromosome 7, GRCr8, whole genome shotgun sequence genomic stretch:
- the Cct2 gene encoding T-complex protein 1 subunit beta, giving the protein MASLSLAPVNIFKAGADEERAETARLSSFIGAIAIGDLVKSTLGPKGMDKILLSSGRDASLMVTNDGATILKNIGVDNPAAKVLVDMSRVQDDEVGDGTTSVTVLAAELLREAESLIAKKIHPQTIIAGWREATKAAREALLSSAVDHGSDEVKFWQDLMNIAGTTLSSKLLTHHKDHFTKLAVEAVLRLKGSGNLEAIHVIKKLGGSLADSYLDEGFLLDKKIGVNQPKRIENAKILIANTGMDTDKIKIFGSRVRVDSTAKVAEIEHAEKEKMKEKVERILKHGINCFINRQLIYNYPEQLFGAAGVMAIEHADFAGVERLALVTGGEIASTFDHPELVKLGSCKLIEEVMIGEDKLIHFSGVALGEACTIVLRGATQQILDEAERSLHDALCVLAQTVKDPRTVYGGGCSEMLMAHAVTMLASRTPGKEAVAMESFAKALRMLPTIIADNAGYDSADLVAQLRAAHSEGRITAGLDMKEGSIGDMAVLGITESFQVKRQVLLSAAEAAEVILRVDNIIKAAPRKRVPDHHPC; this is encoded by the exons ATG GCCTCCCTTTCCCTTGCACCTGTTAATATCTTCAAGGCTGGAGCTGATGAAGAGAGGGCAGAGACAGCTCGCCTG tcatCCTTTATTGGTGCCATTGCCATTGGAGACTTGGTGAAGAGCACTTTGGGACCGAAGGGCAtg GATAAAATTCTTCTAAGCAGTGGACGGGATGCCTCTCTGATGGTGACCAATGACGGTGCCACCATTCTCAAAAACATCGGTGTTGACAACCCAGCAGCCAAAGTTCTAGTTG ATATGTCAAGAGTTCAGGATGATGAAGTTGGTGACGGCACCACCTCTGTTACTGTCTTAGCTGCAGAGCTACTCCGG GAAGCGGAATCTTTAATTGCAAAAAAGATCCATCCACAGACCATCATTGCGGGTTGGAGGGAAGCCACAAAGGCAGCAAGAGAGGCCCTGCTGAGCTCAGCTGTGGATCATGG TTCTGATGAAGTCAAATTCTGGCAAGATTTAATGAATATTGCAGGAACAACATTATCCTCAAAACTCCTTACTCACCACAAGGACCACTTTACTAAATTAGCTGTAGAAGCTGTGCTCAGACTGAAAGGCTCTGGCAATCTGGAGGCGATCCACGTCATCAAGAAGCTAGGTGGGAGCCTGGCAGACTCCTACCTTGATGAAG GTTTTCTCTTGGATAAAAAAATTGGAGTAAATCAACCAAAGAGAATTGAAAATGCTAAAATTCTTATTGCGAATACTGGCATGGATACAGACAAAATAAAG ATATTTGGCTCTCGGGTAAGAGTTGATTCCACAGCCAAGGTTGCAGAGATAGAAcatgcagaaaaggagaagatgAAGGAGAAAGTTGAACGTATTCTTAAGCATGGAATAAACTGCTTTATTAACAG ACAGTTAATTTATAATTACCCTGAACAACTCTTCGGTGCTGCTGGCGTCATGGCTATTGAGCATGCAGATTTTGCAGGTGTGGAACGCCTAGCTCTTGTCACAG GTGGTGAAATTGCCTCTACCTTTGATCATCCAGAACTTGTGAAGCTTGGAAGTTGCAAACTTATTGAAGAAGTTATGATTGGGGAAGATAAACTCATTCACTTTTCTGGGGTTGCCCTTG GTGAGGCTTGTACCATTGTACTTCGTGGTGCCACTCAGCAAATTTTGGATGAGGCTGAAAGATCTCTGCATGATGCCCTTTGTGTTCTTGCCCAAACTGTAAAAGATCCTAGAACAGTTTATGGAGGAG GTTGTTCTGAGATGCTGATGGCTCATGCTGTGACAATGCTTGCCAGTAGAACCCCAGGAAAAGAAGCCGTAGCAATGGAGTCATTTGCTAAGGCCCTGAGAATG TTGCCAACGATCATAGCTGACAATGCAGGCTATGACAGTGCAGATCTGGTGGCACAGCTCCGAGCTGCTCACAGTGAAGGCCGTATAACTGCTGGACTGG ATATGAAGGAAGGCAGCATTGGTGATATGGCAGTACTGGGTATAACCGAGAGCTTTCAAGTGAAGCGGCAGGTTCTTTTGAGTGCGGCGGAAGCAGCAGAGGTGATTCTACGAGTGGACAACATCATCAAAGCGGCACCAAG gaAACGTGTCCCTGATCACCACCCCTGTTAA
- the Cct2 gene encoding T-complex protein 1 subunit beta isoform X1, with translation MRPAWDPLTKLSAWGWKGERALSQHLFASLSLAPVNIFKAGADEERAETARLSSFIGAIAIGDLVKSTLGPKGMDKILLSSGRDASLMVTNDGATILKNIGVDNPAAKVLVDMSRVQDDEVGDGTTSVTVLAAELLREAESLIAKKIHPQTIIAGWREATKAAREALLSSAVDHGSDEVKFWQDLMNIAGTTLSSKLLTHHKDHFTKLAVEAVLRLKGSGNLEAIHVIKKLGGSLADSYLDEGFLLDKKIGVNQPKRIENAKILIANTGMDTDKIKIFGSRVRVDSTAKVAEIEHAEKEKMKEKVERILKHGINCFINRQLIYNYPEQLFGAAGVMAIEHADFAGVERLALVTGGEIASTFDHPELVKLGSCKLIEEVMIGEDKLIHFSGVALGEACTIVLRGATQQILDEAERSLHDALCVLAQTVKDPRTVYGGGCSEMLMAHAVTMLASRTPGKEAVAMESFAKALRMLPTIIADNAGYDSADLVAQLRAAHSEGRITAGLDMKEGSIGDMAVLGITESFQVKRQVLLSAAEAAEVILRVDNIIKAAPRKRVPDHHPC, from the exons ATGAGGCCTGCGTGGGACCCGCTGACCAAGCTCTCTGCGTGGGGCTGGAAGGGAGAGCGCGCCCTAAGCCAGCATCTCTTT GCCTCCCTTTCCCTTGCACCTGTTAATATCTTCAAGGCTGGAGCTGATGAAGAGAGGGCAGAGACAGCTCGCCTG tcatCCTTTATTGGTGCCATTGCCATTGGAGACTTGGTGAAGAGCACTTTGGGACCGAAGGGCAtg GATAAAATTCTTCTAAGCAGTGGACGGGATGCCTCTCTGATGGTGACCAATGACGGTGCCACCATTCTCAAAAACATCGGTGTTGACAACCCAGCAGCCAAAGTTCTAGTTG ATATGTCAAGAGTTCAGGATGATGAAGTTGGTGACGGCACCACCTCTGTTACTGTCTTAGCTGCAGAGCTACTCCGG GAAGCGGAATCTTTAATTGCAAAAAAGATCCATCCACAGACCATCATTGCGGGTTGGAGGGAAGCCACAAAGGCAGCAAGAGAGGCCCTGCTGAGCTCAGCTGTGGATCATGG TTCTGATGAAGTCAAATTCTGGCAAGATTTAATGAATATTGCAGGAACAACATTATCCTCAAAACTCCTTACTCACCACAAGGACCACTTTACTAAATTAGCTGTAGAAGCTGTGCTCAGACTGAAAGGCTCTGGCAATCTGGAGGCGATCCACGTCATCAAGAAGCTAGGTGGGAGCCTGGCAGACTCCTACCTTGATGAAG GTTTTCTCTTGGATAAAAAAATTGGAGTAAATCAACCAAAGAGAATTGAAAATGCTAAAATTCTTATTGCGAATACTGGCATGGATACAGACAAAATAAAG ATATTTGGCTCTCGGGTAAGAGTTGATTCCACAGCCAAGGTTGCAGAGATAGAAcatgcagaaaaggagaagatgAAGGAGAAAGTTGAACGTATTCTTAAGCATGGAATAAACTGCTTTATTAACAG ACAGTTAATTTATAATTACCCTGAACAACTCTTCGGTGCTGCTGGCGTCATGGCTATTGAGCATGCAGATTTTGCAGGTGTGGAACGCCTAGCTCTTGTCACAG GTGGTGAAATTGCCTCTACCTTTGATCATCCAGAACTTGTGAAGCTTGGAAGTTGCAAACTTATTGAAGAAGTTATGATTGGGGAAGATAAACTCATTCACTTTTCTGGGGTTGCCCTTG GTGAGGCTTGTACCATTGTACTTCGTGGTGCCACTCAGCAAATTTTGGATGAGGCTGAAAGATCTCTGCATGATGCCCTTTGTGTTCTTGCCCAAACTGTAAAAGATCCTAGAACAGTTTATGGAGGAG GTTGTTCTGAGATGCTGATGGCTCATGCTGTGACAATGCTTGCCAGTAGAACCCCAGGAAAAGAAGCCGTAGCAATGGAGTCATTTGCTAAGGCCCTGAGAATG TTGCCAACGATCATAGCTGACAATGCAGGCTATGACAGTGCAGATCTGGTGGCACAGCTCCGAGCTGCTCACAGTGAAGGCCGTATAACTGCTGGACTGG ATATGAAGGAAGGCAGCATTGGTGATATGGCAGTACTGGGTATAACCGAGAGCTTTCAAGTGAAGCGGCAGGTTCTTTTGAGTGCGGCGGAAGCAGCAGAGGTGATTCTACGAGTGGACAACATCATCAAAGCGGCACCAAG gaAACGTGTCCCTGATCACCACCCCTGTTAA
- the Frs2 gene encoding fibroblast growth factor receptor substrate 2: protein MGSCCSCPEKDTVPDNHRNKFKVINVDDDGNELGSGVMELTDTELILYTRKRDSVKWHYLCLRRYGYDSNLFSFESGRRCQTGQGIFAFKCARAEELFNMLQEIMQNNSINVVEEPVVERNSHQTELEVPRTPRTPTTPGLGAQSLPNGYPRYPSFGDASSHPSSRHPSVGSARLPSVGEESTHPLLVAEEQVHTYVNTTGVQEERKNRASVHIPPEARVSNAESNTPKEEPSNTEDRDPHVLLKPEGVKFVLGPTPVQKQLMEKEKLEQLGKDQVSGSGASSTEWDTGYDSDERRDVPPVNKLVYENINGLSIPSASGVRRGRLTSTSTSDTQNINNSAQRRPALLNYENLPSLPPVWEARKLSRDEDDNLGPKTPSLNGYHNNLDPMHNYVNTENVTVPASAHKIDCSRRRDCTPTVFNFDIRRPSLEHRQLNYIQVDLEGGSDSDNPQTPKTPTTPLPQTPTRRTELYAVIDIERTAAMSNLQKALPRDDGTSRKTRHNSTDLPM from the exons ATGGGTAGCTGTTGTAGCTGTCCAGAGAAAGACACTGTCCCAGATAACCATCGGAACAAGTTTAAG GTCATTAATGTGGATGACGATGGGAATGAGCTAGGCTCTGGTGTAATGGAGCTCACAGACACGGAGCTGATTCTGTATACCCGGAAACGCGACTCGGTGAAGTGGCACTACCTCTGCCTACGACGATATGGCTATGACtcaaatctattttcttttgaaagtgGTCGAAGGTGTCAAACTGGACAAG GAATTTTTGCTTTTAAATGTGCCCGTGCAGaagaattatttaacatgttgCAAGAGATTATGCAAAATAATAGTATAAATGTGGTGGAAGAGCCCGTTGTAGAAAGGAATAGTCATCAGACAGAATTGGAAGTCCCTAGAACACCTCGAACACCTACAA CTCCAGGGCTTGGTGCTCAGAGCCTACCTAATGGGTATCCTCGATACCCCTCGTTCGGAGACGCTTCATCCCACCCCTCAAGCCGGCATCCTTCTGTGGGAAGTGCCCGCTTACCTTCAGTCGGCGAAGAGTCCACACACCCTTTGCTGGTGGCTGAGGAACAA GTACATACTTATGTAAACACTACAGGTGTACAAGAAGAACGGAAAAACCGTGCCAGTGTGCACATTCCCCCAGAGGCAAGAGTTTCTAATGCCGAAAGCAACACACCAAAAGAAGAGCCAAGTAATACTGAAGACAGGGACCCGCACGTGCTTCTTAAGCCTGAAGGCGTCAAGTTTGTTTTAGGACCAACCCCTGTTCAGAAGCAGTTAATGGAAAAGGAGAAACTGGAGCAGCTTGGAAAAGACCAAGTCAGTGGGAGTGGTGCGAGTAGCACGGAATGGGACACTGGCTATGACAGCGATGAACGCAGAGATGTGCCCCCTGTTAACAAACTGGTGTATGAAAATATAAACGGGCTGTCTATCCCTAGTGCCTCAGGGGTCAGGAGAGGTCGTCTGACATCTACCAGCACCTCAGACACCCAGAATATCAACAACTCAGCGCAGAGAAGACCTGCACTATTAAACTATGAAAATTTACCATCTTTGCCTCCTGTGTGGGAAGCCCGCAAGCTCAGTAGGGATGAAGACGACAATTTAGGACCAAAGACCCCATCTCTAAATGGCTACCATAATAATCTAGATCCAATGCATAACTATGTTAATACAGAGAATGTAACAGTGCCGGCAAGTGCTCACAAAATAGACTGTTCAAGGCGTAGGGATTGCACACCCACAGTCTTTAACTTTGATATCAGGCGCCCTAGTTTAGAACACAGGCAACTCAATTATATACAGGTGGACTTGGAAGGGGGCAGTGACTCTGACAACCCTCAGACCCCAAAAACACCGACCACTCCCCTCCCACAGACCCCCACCCGGCGCACAGAGCTGTATGCCGTGATAGACATTGAGAGAACTGCTGCTATGTCCAACTTGCAGAAAGCGCTGCCTCGGGATGACGGCACGTCCAGGAAGACTAGACACAATAGTACTGACCTGCCCATGTGA